One genomic window of Glycine soja cultivar W05 chromosome 9, ASM419377v2, whole genome shotgun sequence includes the following:
- the LOC114367728 gene encoding melanoma-associated antigen F1-like isoform X1, with the protein MANAAEDFSQFGISKEEKDKLVGELIRYMLFKTHQNSGCPIKREELTQLVTKNYHQRNLPTFVINEAKEKLSFVFGYEMRELQRTQPSSKARTQSSQQSVADSKSYILISQLPPNVYEKYVVDVNTAHLSGFTFVIISIVYLAGGKIPEENLWSQMRRMGLGETESSHPVLGNVKQAFELLVQQRYLQKDKVNGPEGNTVYYELAERALDGPMNDRIKEYISQIVQDNTSVGAA; encoded by the exons ATGGCAAATGCTGCAGAAGATTTCTCCCAATTCGGGATTTCAAAAGAG gaaaAAGATAAGCTTGTTGGGGAATTGATTAGGTACATGCTTTTCAAAACCCATCAAAATTCTGGGTGCCCCATTAAGAGAGAGGAACTCACTCAACTCGTTACGAAGAACTATCATCAGCGTAACCTTCCTACCTTTGTGATCAATGAGGCTAAGGAGAAGCTTTCCTTTGTATTTGGCTATGAAATGAGGGAGCTTCAAAGGACCCAACCTTCTTCCAAAGCCCGGACACAGTCCTCCCAACAAA GTGTTGCAGATTCGAAATCATATATTCTCATAAGTCAACTTCCTCCTAatgtatatgaaaaatatgttgtGGATGTTAATACTGCGCATCTATCCGGATTCACTTTTGTCATAATTAGTATTGTATATCTTGCCGGTGGTAAAATTCCAGAAG AAAATCTATGGAGCCAAATGAGGAGGATGGGTTTGGGTGAAACTGAATCAAGTCATCCAGTCCTTGGAAATGTTAAGCAAGCATTTGAACTTCTTGTTCAGCAAAG GTATTTACAGAAAGACAAAGTTAATGGTCCTGAAGGCAATACTGTATATTATGAGCTTGCTGAGAGAGCTTTAGATGGACCCATGAATGACAGGATTAAAGAATATATCTCTCAG ATTGTGCAGGACAATACTTCAGTGGGTGCTGCCTAA
- the LOC114367728 gene encoding melanoma-associated antigen F1-like isoform X2, whose amino-acid sequence MANAAEDFSQFGISKEEKDKLVGELIRYMLFKTHQNSGCPIKREELTQLVTKNYHQRNLPTFVINEAKEKLSFVFGYEMRELQRTQPSSKARTQSSQQSVADSKSYILISQLPPNVYEKYVVDVNTAHLSGFTFVIISIVYLAGGKIPEENLWSQMRRMGLGETESSHPVLGNVKQAFELLVQQR is encoded by the exons ATGGCAAATGCTGCAGAAGATTTCTCCCAATTCGGGATTTCAAAAGAG gaaaAAGATAAGCTTGTTGGGGAATTGATTAGGTACATGCTTTTCAAAACCCATCAAAATTCTGGGTGCCCCATTAAGAGAGAGGAACTCACTCAACTCGTTACGAAGAACTATCATCAGCGTAACCTTCCTACCTTTGTGATCAATGAGGCTAAGGAGAAGCTTTCCTTTGTATTTGGCTATGAAATGAGGGAGCTTCAAAGGACCCAACCTTCTTCCAAAGCCCGGACACAGTCCTCCCAACAAA GTGTTGCAGATTCGAAATCATATATTCTCATAAGTCAACTTCCTCCTAatgtatatgaaaaatatgttgtGGATGTTAATACTGCGCATCTATCCGGATTCACTTTTGTCATAATTAGTATTGTATATCTTGCCGGTGGTAAAATTCCAGAAG AAAATCTATGGAGCCAAATGAGGAGGATGGGTTTGGGTGAAACTGAATCAAGTCATCCAGTCCTTGGAAATGTTAAGCAAGCATTTGAACTTCTTGTTCAGCAAAGGTGA
- the LOC114367727 gene encoding uncharacterized protein LOC114367727, giving the protein MVVLTFTDEFTSSVQPRRLFKALILDAPNLIPKLMPEAIKNVQLAEGNGGPGSIQEITIAEGGNIKQLKHRIDAIDLEKLTYSYAVIDGDAALEKVDSISHEIKFEATEEGGCKTKNVSKYHPKEGVDVKEEDFKAAREEGLALLKVVDAYLVANPEAYAEGTINSDEFTSTVQPGRLFKALVLDAPNLIPKLMPEAIKNIQLVEGNGGPGSIQEITIVEGDKIKHLKHRIDVIDQEKLTYSYAVIEGDGALEKVDSIAHEVKFEATEEGGCKIKNVSKYHPKVGVDVKEEDFKAATEEGLALLKVVDAYLVANPEAYA; this is encoded by the exons ATGGTGGTCCTCACTTTCACAGATGAGTTCACTAGCAGTGTCCagccaagaagattgttcaagGCTTTGATCCTTGATGCTCCTAACCTCATCCCCAAGCTGATGCCTGAGGCCATTAAGAATGTTCAACTGGCTGAAGGGAATGGAGGCCCTGGAAGCATTCAGGAGATAACTATTGCTGAAG GTGGTAACATCAAACAGTTGAAGCATAGAATTGATGCAATAGACCTTGAGAAATTGACTTACAGCTACGCAGTGATTGATGGGGATGCTGCACTGGAAAAAGTGGATTCAATTTCACATGAGATTAAGTTCGAGGCCACTGAAGAGGGAGGTTGCAAGACCAAGAATGTTAGCAAGTATCATCCCAAAGAAGGAGTTGATGTTAAAGAGGAGGATTTCAAGGCTGCAAGAGAGGAAGGTTTGGCTCTCCTCAAGGTAGTGGATGCCTATCTTGTGGCAAACCCTGAGGCCTATGCTGAAGGAACTATAAATAGCG ATGAGTTTACTAGCACTGTCCAGCCAGGAAGGTTGTTCAAGGCTTTGGTCCTTGATGCTCCAAACCTCATTCCCAAGCTGATGCCCGAGGCCATTAAGAATATTCAACTGGTTGAAGGGAATGGAGGCCCTGGAAGCATTCAGGAGATAACAATTGTTGAAG GTGATAAGATCAAACACTTGAAGCATAGAATTGATGTAATAGACCAAGAGAAGTTGACATACAGCTATGCAGTGATCGAGGGGGATGGTGCACTGGAAAAAGTGGATTCAATTGCACATGAGGTTAAGTTCGAGGCCACCGAAGAGGGAGGTTGCAAGATCAAGAATGTCAGCAAGTATCATCCCAAAGTAGGGGTTGATGTCAAAGAGGAAGATTTCAAGGCTGCAACTGAGGAAGGTTTGGCTCTCCTCAAGGTAGTGGATGCCTATCTTGTGGCAAACCCTGAGGCCTATGCTTGA
- the LOC114367747 gene encoding major allergen Pru ar 1-like, with translation MGVYTDTNEYPSPISPSRLFKALVVDAHDLIPKLLPHAVKSIEIIQGNGGPGSIKQFNFVEGSQVKSVKNRIDEIDEDTFTYNYSLIEGQALKDKFASIAHEIKFEAAPDGGSVSKVTNKYYLKGDVQINEEDTLRLITIE, from the exons ATGGGTGTTTACACTGACACAAATGAGTACCCCTCTCCAATCTCTCCATCAAGGTTGTTCAAGGCCTTGGTTGTTGATGCTCACGACCTCATTCCAAAACTTCTGCCACATGCTGTGAAGAGCATTGAAATCATACAAGGAAATGGGGGGCCAGGAAGCATCAAACAGTTTAACTTTGTTGAAG GCAGCCAAGTGAAAAGTGTTAAGAACCGGATTGACGAGATAGACGAGGACACATTTACTTACAATTACTCATTGATTGAAGGTCAAGCATTGAAGGATAAGTTTGCATCCATTGCTCATGAGATTAAGTTTGAAGCAGCACCTGATGGTGGTAGCGTGAGTAAAGTAACAAACAAGTATTATCTTAAAGGTGATGTCCAGATTAATGAAGAGGACACATTAAG ACTTATCACGATAGAGTGA
- the LOC114425255 gene encoding probable polygalacturonase isoform X1 produces the protein MLVRYHLLRINGLHFAFSTLFQVALLLLVALSNAVRVNGDGGQCGSNPTLDPRPHSVSILEFGAVGDGKTLNTIAFQNAIFYLKSFADKGGAQLYVPPGKWLTGSFNLTSHLTLFLEKGAVLIGTQDPSHWDVVEPLPSYGRGLEVPGGRYQSLINGYMLHDVVVTGNNGTIDGMGMVWWDWYSTHSLNHSRPHLVEFVASDYVVVSNLTFLNAPAYSIHPVYCSHVHIQNVSISTPPESPYTVGIVPDSSDNVCIEDCIVAMGFDAISLKSGWDEYGIAYGRPTENVHIRRVQLHAFSGSALAFGSDMSGGISNVLVEHAHLFNSNSGIEFRTTKGRGGYMKEIVMSDIQMENVHTAIAATGNCGSHPDDKFDPNALPHLDHITLKDVIGTNITIAGNLAGIDESPFTNICLSNITLSTNSVSPITWACSNVSGFSDSVLPEPCPELGNTSYDSSSSCFYLLSVSGKTALQ, from the exons ATGCTTGTAA GATATCATCTTCTGAGAATCAATGggttgcattttgctttttCTACCCTCTTTCAGGTGGCATTGCTCTTGCTGGTGGCATTGAGCAATGCCGTTAGAGTTAATGGAGATGGAGGGCAATGTGGTTCCAACCCAACACTAGACCCTAGACCACACAGTGTCTCCATTTTGGAGTTTGGTGCAGTTGGAGATGGTAAAACACTCAACACCATTGCTTTCCAGAATGCCATCTTCTATCTCAAGTCATTTGCTGATAAGGGTGGGGCTCAGCTCTATGTTCCTCCGGGAAAATGGCTCACTGGAAGCTTCAATCTCACCAGCCATCTCACCCTCTTTTTGGAAAAAGGTGCTGTCCTTATTGGAACTCAG GATCCATCTCATTGGGATGTTGTTGAACCCTTGCCTTCTTATGGCCGAGGGCTTGAAGTTCCTGGGGGAAGATATCAGAGTTTGATAAATGGATACATGTTACATGATGTGGTCGTAACAG GTAATAATGGAACCATTGATGGCATGGGAATGGTTTGGTGGGATTGGTATAGCACCCATTCCTTGAACCACAGTCGTCCTCATTTGGTTGAATTTGTGGCATCTGATTATGTGGTAGTTTCAAATCTTACATTCTTGAATGCTCCAGCTTATAGCATACACCCAGTTTATTGCAG CCATGTACATATTCAAAATGTTTCAATCTCTACTCCTCCTGAATCCCCTTATACTGTTGGCATAGTGCCAG ATTCTTCTGATAATGTGTGTATAGAAGATTGTATTGTTGCCATGGGATTTGATGCAATTTCTCTCAAAAGTGGCTGGGATGAGTATGGCATTGCTTATGGAAGGCCTACTGAGAATGTACACATCAGAAGGGTGCAACTTCATGCATTTTCTGGCTCTGCTCTTGCATTTGGCAGTGACATGTCTGGTGGCATTTCAAATGTTCTAGTGGAGCATGCTCATCTTTTCAACTCAAACAGTGGCATTGAGTTCAGAACCACCAAGGGAAGAGGTGGTTATATGAAAGAAATTGTTATGTCAGACATACAAATGGAGAATGTCCACACAGCAATTGCTGCCACAGGTAATTGTGGCTCTCATCCTGATGACAAGTTTGATCCAAATGCACTCCCACATTTGGATCACATTACCTTGAAGGATGTCATAGGTACAAACATTACCATTGCTGGAAACTTAGCTGGAATAGATGAATCTCCTTTCACAAACATTTGCCTCTCCAACATAACCTTGTCCACAAATTCTGTTTCTCCTATTACTTGGGCATGCTCAAATGTGTCTGGTTTTTCTGACTCAGTTCTTCCAGAACCTTGTCCTGAACTTGGCAACACCTCATATGATTCTTCCTCATCATGTTTCTATCTGCTGAGTGTCAGTGGCAAAACTGCACTGCAGTGA
- the LOC114425255 gene encoding probable polygalacturonase isoform X2, translating into MLVALLLLVALSNAVRVNGDGGQCGSNPTLDPRPHSVSILEFGAVGDGKTLNTIAFQNAIFYLKSFADKGGAQLYVPPGKWLTGSFNLTSHLTLFLEKGAVLIGTQDPSHWDVVEPLPSYGRGLEVPGGRYQSLINGYMLHDVVVTGNNGTIDGMGMVWWDWYSTHSLNHSRPHLVEFVASDYVVVSNLTFLNAPAYSIHPVYCSHVHIQNVSISTPPESPYTVGIVPDSSDNVCIEDCIVAMGFDAISLKSGWDEYGIAYGRPTENVHIRRVQLHAFSGSALAFGSDMSGGISNVLVEHAHLFNSNSGIEFRTTKGRGGYMKEIVMSDIQMENVHTAIAATGNCGSHPDDKFDPNALPHLDHITLKDVIGTNITIAGNLAGIDESPFTNICLSNITLSTNSVSPITWACSNVSGFSDSVLPEPCPELGNTSYDSSSSCFYLLSVSGKTALQ; encoded by the exons ATGCTT GTGGCATTGCTCTTGCTGGTGGCATTGAGCAATGCCGTTAGAGTTAATGGAGATGGAGGGCAATGTGGTTCCAACCCAACACTAGACCCTAGACCACACAGTGTCTCCATTTTGGAGTTTGGTGCAGTTGGAGATGGTAAAACACTCAACACCATTGCTTTCCAGAATGCCATCTTCTATCTCAAGTCATTTGCTGATAAGGGTGGGGCTCAGCTCTATGTTCCTCCGGGAAAATGGCTCACTGGAAGCTTCAATCTCACCAGCCATCTCACCCTCTTTTTGGAAAAAGGTGCTGTCCTTATTGGAACTCAG GATCCATCTCATTGGGATGTTGTTGAACCCTTGCCTTCTTATGGCCGAGGGCTTGAAGTTCCTGGGGGAAGATATCAGAGTTTGATAAATGGATACATGTTACATGATGTGGTCGTAACAG GTAATAATGGAACCATTGATGGCATGGGAATGGTTTGGTGGGATTGGTATAGCACCCATTCCTTGAACCACAGTCGTCCTCATTTGGTTGAATTTGTGGCATCTGATTATGTGGTAGTTTCAAATCTTACATTCTTGAATGCTCCAGCTTATAGCATACACCCAGTTTATTGCAG CCATGTACATATTCAAAATGTTTCAATCTCTACTCCTCCTGAATCCCCTTATACTGTTGGCATAGTGCCAG ATTCTTCTGATAATGTGTGTATAGAAGATTGTATTGTTGCCATGGGATTTGATGCAATTTCTCTCAAAAGTGGCTGGGATGAGTATGGCATTGCTTATGGAAGGCCTACTGAGAATGTACACATCAGAAGGGTGCAACTTCATGCATTTTCTGGCTCTGCTCTTGCATTTGGCAGTGACATGTCTGGTGGCATTTCAAATGTTCTAGTGGAGCATGCTCATCTTTTCAACTCAAACAGTGGCATTGAGTTCAGAACCACCAAGGGAAGAGGTGGTTATATGAAAGAAATTGTTATGTCAGACATACAAATGGAGAATGTCCACACAGCAATTGCTGCCACAGGTAATTGTGGCTCTCATCCTGATGACAAGTTTGATCCAAATGCACTCCCACATTTGGATCACATTACCTTGAAGGATGTCATAGGTACAAACATTACCATTGCTGGAAACTTAGCTGGAATAGATGAATCTCCTTTCACAAACATTTGCCTCTCCAACATAACCTTGTCCACAAATTCTGTTTCTCCTATTACTTGGGCATGCTCAAATGTGTCTGGTTTTTCTGACTCAGTTCTTCCAGAACCTTGTCCTGAACTTGGCAACACCTCATATGATTCTTCCTCATCATGTTTCTATCTGCTGAGTGTCAGTGGCAAAACTGCACTGCAGTGA